A window from Macaca thibetana thibetana isolate TM-01 chromosome 7, ASM2454274v1, whole genome shotgun sequence encodes these proteins:
- the CCNDBP1 gene encoding cyclin-D1-binding protein 1 isoform X2, producing the protein MAQLMEVLSITPTQSPENNDLISYNSVWVACQQMPQIPRDNKAAALLMLTKNVDFVKDAHEEMERAVEECDPYSGLLNDTDENNSDNHNDEDDVLGFPSNQDLYWSEDDQELIIPCLALVRASKACLKKMRILVAENGKKDQVAQLDDIVDISDEISPSVDDLALSIYPPMCHLTVRINSAKLVSVLKKALEITKASHVTPQPEDSWIPLLINAIDHCMNRIKELTQSELEL; encoded by the exons ATGGCTCAGCTCATGGAAGTACTTTCCATCACTCCAACTCAGAG CCCTGAGAACAATGACCTTATTTCCTACAACAGTGTCTGGGTTGCGTGCCAGCAGATGCCTCAGATACCAAGAG ATAACAAAGCTGCGGCTCTTTTGATGCTGACCAAGAATGTGGATTTTGTGAAGGATGCACATGAAGAAATGGAGCGG GCTGTGGAAGAATGCGACCCTTACTCTGGCCTCTTGAATGATACTGACGAGAACAACTCTGACAACCACAATGATGAGGATGATGTGTTGGGGTTTCCAAGCAATCAGGACTTGTATTGGTCAGAGGATGATCAAGAGCTCATAATCCCCTGCCTTGCACTGGTGAGAGCATCCAAAGCCTGCCTGAAGAAAATGCGGATCTTAGTGGCAGAGAATGGGAAGAAGGATCAGGTGGCACAGCTGGACGACATTGTGGATATTTCTGATGAAATCAGCCCTAG CGTGGATGATTTGGCTCTGAGCATATATCCACCTATGTGTCACCTGACCGTGCGAATCAAT TCTGCAAAACTTGTATCTGTTTTAAAGAAGGCACTTGAAATTACAAA AGCAAGTCATGTGACCCCTCAGCCGGAAGATAGTTGGATCCCTTTACTTATTAATGCCATTGATCATTGCATGAATAGAATCAAGGAGCTCACTCAGAGTGAACTTGAATTATGA
- the CCNDBP1 gene encoding cyclin-D1-binding protein 1 isoform X1 encodes MASATAPAAAAPTLAPPLQQLRHLAEELRLLLPRVRVGEAQETTEEFNREMFWRRLNEAAVTVSREATTLTTVFSQLPLPSPQETQKFCEQVHAAIKAFIAVYYLLPKDQGITLRKLVRGATLDIVDGMAQLMEVLSITPTQSPENNDLISYNSVWVACQQMPQIPRDNKAAALLMLTKNVDFVKDAHEEMERAVEECDPYSGLLNDTDENNSDNHNDEDDVLGFPSNQDLYWSEDDQELIIPCLALVRASKACLKKMRILVAENGKKDQVAQLDDIVDISDEISPSVDDLALSIYPPMCHLTVRINSAKLVSVLKKALEITKASHVTPQPEDSWIPLLINAIDHCMNRIKELTQSELEL; translated from the exons ATGGCGAGCGCAACTGCACCTGCAGCCGCAGCCCCCACCCTGGCTCCACCTTTGCAGCAGCTCCGGCACTTGGCGGAGGAGCTGCGGTTGCTCCTGCCTCGAGTGCGGG TCGGCGAAGCCCAGGAGACCACCGAGGAGTTTAATCGAGAGATGTTCTGGAGAAGACTCA ATGAGGCAGCTGTGACAGTGTCAAGGGAAGCCACGACTCTGACCACAGTCTTCTCTCAGCTTCCACTGCCGTCTCCACAG GAAACCCAGAAGTTCTGTGAACAAGTCCATGCTGCCATCAAGGCATTTATTGCAGTGTACTATTTGCTTCCAAAGGATCAGG GGATCACCCTGAGAAAGCTGGTACGGGGCGCCACCCTGGACATCGTGGATGGCATGGCTCAGCTCATGGAAGTACTTTCCATCACTCCAACTCAGAG CCCTGAGAACAATGACCTTATTTCCTACAACAGTGTCTGGGTTGCGTGCCAGCAGATGCCTCAGATACCAAGAG ATAACAAAGCTGCGGCTCTTTTGATGCTGACCAAGAATGTGGATTTTGTGAAGGATGCACATGAAGAAATGGAGCGG GCTGTGGAAGAATGCGACCCTTACTCTGGCCTCTTGAATGATACTGACGAGAACAACTCTGACAACCACAATGATGAGGATGATGTGTTGGGGTTTCCAAGCAATCAGGACTTGTATTGGTCAGAGGATGATCAAGAGCTCATAATCCCCTGCCTTGCACTGGTGAGAGCATCCAAAGCCTGCCTGAAGAAAATGCGGATCTTAGTGGCAGAGAATGGGAAGAAGGATCAGGTGGCACAGCTGGACGACATTGTGGATATTTCTGATGAAATCAGCCCTAG CGTGGATGATTTGGCTCTGAGCATATATCCACCTATGTGTCACCTGACCGTGCGAATCAAT TCTGCAAAACTTGTATCTGTTTTAAAGAAGGCACTTGAAATTACAAA AGCAAGTCATGTGACCCCTCAGCCGGAAGATAGTTGGATCCCTTTACTTATTAATGCCATTGATCATTGCATGAATAGAATCAAGGAGCTCACTCAGAGTGAACTTGAATTATGA